The Symphalangus syndactylus isolate Jambi chromosome 11, NHGRI_mSymSyn1-v2.1_pri, whole genome shotgun sequence genome contains a region encoding:
- the CES2 gene encoding cocaine esterase isoform X1, with the protein MRLHRLRARLSAVACGLLLLLVHGQGQDSASPIRTTHTGQVLGSLVHVKGANTRVQTFLGIPFAKPPLGLLRFAPPEPPESWSGVRDGTTHPAMCLQDLTAVESEFFSQFNVTIPSVPMSEDCLYLSIYTPAHSHEGSNLPVMVWIHGGALVFGMASMYDGSMLAALEGVVVVTIQYRLGVLGFFSTGDKHATGNWGYLDQVAALRWVQQNIAHFGGNPDRVTIFGESAGGTSVSSLVVSPISQGLFHGAIMESGVALLPGLIASSADVISTVVANLSACDQVDSEALVGCLRGKSKEDILAINKPFKMIPGVVDGVFLPRHPQELLASADFQPVPSIVGVNNDEFGWIIPKVMKIYDTQKEMDREASQAALQKTLTLMMLPPTFGDLLMEEYVGDNGDPQTLQAQFQEMMADSMFVIPALQVAHFQRSQASVYFYEFQHQPSWVKNIRPPHVKADHGDELPFVFGTFFWGNYVKFTEEEERLSRKMMKYWANFARNGNPNGEGLPHWPLFDQAEQYLQLNLQPVVGRALKAHRLQFWKKALSQKIQELEEPEERHTEL; encoded by the exons GCCTGTGGGCTCCTGCTGCTTCTAGTCCACGGCCAGG GCCAGGACTCTGCCAGTCCCATCCGGACCACACACACGGGGCAGGTGCTGGGGAGTCTTGTCCACGTGAAGGGCGCCAATACCAGGGTCCAAACCTTCCTGGGAATTCCCTTTGCCAAGCCACCTCTAGGTCTGCTGCGATTTGCACCTCCTGAGCCCCCTGAATCTTGGAGTGGTGTGAGGGATGGAACCACCCATCCGGCCAT GTGTCTGCAGGACCTCACCGCAGTGGAGTCAGAGTTTTTTAGCCAGTTCAATGTGACCATCCCTTCTGTCCCCATGTCCGAGGACTGCCTGTACCTCAGCATCTACACGCCAGCCCATAGCCATGAAGGCTCTAACCTGCCG GTGATGGTGTGGATCCACGGTGGTGCGCTTGTTTTTGGCATGGCTTCCATGTATGATGGTTCCATGCTGGCCGCCTTggagggcgtggtggtggtcaccATCCAGTACCGCCTGGGTGTCCTGGGCTTCTTCAG CACTGGAGACAAGCACGCAACCGGCAACTGGGGCTACCTGGACCAAGTGGCCGCACTACGCTGGGTCCAGCAGAATATCGCCCACTTTGGAGGCAACCCTGACCGTGTCACCATTTTTGGCGAGTCTGCAGGTGGCACGAGTGTGTCTTCACTTGTTGTGTCCCCTATATCCCAAGGACTCTTCCACGGAGCCATCATGGAGAGTGGCGTGGCCCTCCTGCCTGGCCTCATTGCCAGTTCAGCTGATGTCATCTCCACG GTGGTGGCCAACCTGTCTGCCTGTGACCAAGTTGACTCTGAGGCCCTGGTGGGCTGTCTGCGGGGCAAGAGTAAAGAGGACATTCTTGCAATTAACAAA CCTTTCAAGATGATCCCCGGAGTGGTGGATGGGGTCTTCCTGCCCAGGCACCCCCAGGAGCTGCTGGCCTCTGCTGACTTTCAACCTGTCCCCAGCATCGTCGGTGTCAACAATGATGAATTTGGCTGGATCATCCCCAAG GTCATGAAGATCTATGATACCCAGAAGGAAATGGACAGAGAGGCTTCCCAGGCTGCTCTGCAGAAAACGTTAACGCTGATG ATGTTGCCTCCTACATTTGGTGACCTGCTGATGGAGGAGTACGTTGGGGACAATGGGGATCCCCAGACCCTCCAAGCCCAGTTCCAGGAGATGATGGCGGACTCCATGTTCGTGATCCCTGCCCTCCAAGTAGCACATTTTCAGC GTTCCCAGGCCTCTGTATACTTCTACGAGTTCCAGCATCAGCCGAGCTGGGTCAAGAACATCAGGCCGCCGCATGTGAAGGCAGACCATGGTGATgaacttccttttgtttttggaaCTTTCTTCTGGGGCAACTACG TTAAATTCACTGAGGAGGAGGAGCGGCTAAGCAGGAAGATGATGAAGTACTGGGCCAACTTTGCTCGAAACGG GAACCCCAATGGCGAGGGTCTGCCACACTGGCCGCTGTTCGACCAGGCGGAGCAATACCTGCAGCTGAACCTACAGCCTGTGGTGGGCCGGGCTCTGAAGGCCCACAGGCTCCAGTTCTGGAAGAAGGCGCTGTCCCAGAAGATCCAGGAGCTCGAGGAGCCtgaagagagacacacagagcTGTAG
- the CES2 gene encoding cocaine esterase isoform X2, producing the protein MRLHRLRARLSAVACGLLLLLVHGQGQDSASPIRTTHTGQVLGSLVHVKGANTRVQTFLGIPFAKPPLGLLRFAPPEPPESWSGVRDGTTHPAMCLQDLTAVESEFFSQFNVTIPSVPMSEDCLYLSIYTPAHSHEGSNLPVMVWIHGGALVFGMASMYDGSMLAALEGVVVVTIQYRLGVLGFFSTGDKHATGNWGYLDQVAALRWVQQNIAHFGGNPDRVTIFGESAGGTSVSSLVVSPISQGLFHGAIMESGVALLPGLIASSADVISTVVANLSACDQVDSEALVGCLRGKSKEDILAINKPFKMIPGVVDGVFLPRHPQELLASADFQPVPSIVGVNNDEFGWIIPKVMKIYDTQKEMDREASQAALQKTLTLMMLPPTFGDLLMEEYVGDNGDPQTLQAQFQEMMADSMFVIPALQVAHFQRSQASVYFYEFQHQPSWVKNIRPPHVKADHVKFTEEEERLSRKMMKYWANFARNGNPNGEGLPHWPLFDQAEQYLQLNLQPVVGRALKAHRLQFWKKALSQKIQELEEPEERHTEL; encoded by the exons GCCTGTGGGCTCCTGCTGCTTCTAGTCCACGGCCAGG GCCAGGACTCTGCCAGTCCCATCCGGACCACACACACGGGGCAGGTGCTGGGGAGTCTTGTCCACGTGAAGGGCGCCAATACCAGGGTCCAAACCTTCCTGGGAATTCCCTTTGCCAAGCCACCTCTAGGTCTGCTGCGATTTGCACCTCCTGAGCCCCCTGAATCTTGGAGTGGTGTGAGGGATGGAACCACCCATCCGGCCAT GTGTCTGCAGGACCTCACCGCAGTGGAGTCAGAGTTTTTTAGCCAGTTCAATGTGACCATCCCTTCTGTCCCCATGTCCGAGGACTGCCTGTACCTCAGCATCTACACGCCAGCCCATAGCCATGAAGGCTCTAACCTGCCG GTGATGGTGTGGATCCACGGTGGTGCGCTTGTTTTTGGCATGGCTTCCATGTATGATGGTTCCATGCTGGCCGCCTTggagggcgtggtggtggtcaccATCCAGTACCGCCTGGGTGTCCTGGGCTTCTTCAG CACTGGAGACAAGCACGCAACCGGCAACTGGGGCTACCTGGACCAAGTGGCCGCACTACGCTGGGTCCAGCAGAATATCGCCCACTTTGGAGGCAACCCTGACCGTGTCACCATTTTTGGCGAGTCTGCAGGTGGCACGAGTGTGTCTTCACTTGTTGTGTCCCCTATATCCCAAGGACTCTTCCACGGAGCCATCATGGAGAGTGGCGTGGCCCTCCTGCCTGGCCTCATTGCCAGTTCAGCTGATGTCATCTCCACG GTGGTGGCCAACCTGTCTGCCTGTGACCAAGTTGACTCTGAGGCCCTGGTGGGCTGTCTGCGGGGCAAGAGTAAAGAGGACATTCTTGCAATTAACAAA CCTTTCAAGATGATCCCCGGAGTGGTGGATGGGGTCTTCCTGCCCAGGCACCCCCAGGAGCTGCTGGCCTCTGCTGACTTTCAACCTGTCCCCAGCATCGTCGGTGTCAACAATGATGAATTTGGCTGGATCATCCCCAAG GTCATGAAGATCTATGATACCCAGAAGGAAATGGACAGAGAGGCTTCCCAGGCTGCTCTGCAGAAAACGTTAACGCTGATG ATGTTGCCTCCTACATTTGGTGACCTGCTGATGGAGGAGTACGTTGGGGACAATGGGGATCCCCAGACCCTCCAAGCCCAGTTCCAGGAGATGATGGCGGACTCCATGTTCGTGATCCCTGCCCTCCAAGTAGCACATTTTCAGC GTTCCCAGGCCTCTGTATACTTCTACGAGTTCCAGCATCAGCCGAGCTGGGTCAAGAACATCAGGCCGCCGCATGTGAAGGCAGACCATG TTAAATTCACTGAGGAGGAGGAGCGGCTAAGCAGGAAGATGATGAAGTACTGGGCCAACTTTGCTCGAAACGG GAACCCCAATGGCGAGGGTCTGCCACACTGGCCGCTGTTCGACCAGGCGGAGCAATACCTGCAGCTGAACCTACAGCCTGTGGTGGGCCGGGCTCTGAAGGCCCACAGGCTCCAGTTCTGGAAGAAGGCGCTGTCCCAGAAGATCCAGGAGCTCGAGGAGCCtgaagagagacacacagagcTGTAG